A portion of the Mesobacillus sp. AQ2 genome contains these proteins:
- a CDS encoding H-type small acid-soluble spore protein, with protein sequence MNVGRAKEIVESADLINVTYDGSPVIIQHVDEKTKMARVYSKSEPELEKDVPVLNLIED encoded by the coding sequence ATGAATGTTGGCCGAGCAAAGGAAATTGTTGAATCAGCTGATTTGATCAATGTGACATATGATGGATCTCCCGTCATTATCCAGCATGTTGACGAGAAAACAAAGATGGCAAGGGTTTATTCAAAATCTGAACCGGAATTGGAAAAAGACGTGCCAGTCCTTAACCTGATAGAAGACTAA
- a CDS encoding DNA-3-methyladenine glycosylase has product MEEQFNFSSPLEKDFFQQPTLDLAASLLGCILVKETEEGAAAGIIVETEAYIGPMDQAAHSYNNRRTPRTEIMFHGAGLAYTYVMHTHTLFNVVSGKAGNPEAVLIRGVEPLSGLDLMVKRRGMPESANLTNGPGKLTKALGITMSDYGHHLTKEPLYIAPGLLPDSISSGKRIGIDNSGEARDYPWRFWITGNSYVSRHQKAEKTFVNNGGSK; this is encoded by the coding sequence ATGGAGGAACAATTCAATTTTTCGAGCCCGCTGGAAAAAGACTTCTTTCAGCAGCCGACCCTAGACTTGGCTGCTTCCCTGCTGGGCTGCATCCTGGTAAAAGAAACCGAAGAAGGGGCAGCCGCCGGCATCATTGTCGAGACGGAAGCCTATATCGGCCCTATGGATCAAGCGGCACACAGCTATAATAATCGCAGGACACCGAGGACTGAAATCATGTTCCATGGGGCTGGATTGGCCTATACGTATGTCATGCACACCCACACCCTATTCAATGTTGTCAGTGGAAAGGCAGGCAATCCAGAAGCTGTGTTAATCCGTGGAGTGGAACCATTATCAGGTCTGGATTTAATGGTCAAGCGACGGGGCATGCCGGAATCAGCCAATCTCACCAATGGTCCAGGGAAGCTGACAAAAGCGCTCGGGATCACTATGTCAGATTACGGACATCACTTAACGAAGGAACCACTTTACATCGCACCGGGGTTGTTACCAGATAGCATTTCATCAGGCAAAAGAATCGGCATCGATAATTCCGGAGAAGCGAGAGACTATCCATGGCGGTTCTGGATTACCGGTAACAGCTATGTTTCCCGTCACCAGAAGGCCGAAAAAACATTTGTGAACAATGGAGGGTCAAAATGA
- a CDS encoding thiamine pyrophosphate-dependent enzyme, translating into MTMKTVFEKTAGLTDTQTHYCPGCTHGIIHRMVGEVLEEMGILEDTVGVASVGCSVLSYEYFNCDMTQAAHGRAPAVATGIKRVLPDRFVFTYQGDGDLASIGIAEAVHAAARGENITVIFVNNAIYGMTGGQMAPTTLVGQKTATTPFGRNASIQGLPIRVSEMLSTLDGTAYIERVSSHDVPNILKAKKAIRKAFETQKQGLGFSMVEVLSSCPTNWGLDPNESLDWIKDNMVPAYPLGVYKDVQKGDVR; encoded by the coding sequence ATGACGATGAAAACGGTGTTCGAGAAAACAGCGGGGCTGACGGATACCCAGACCCATTACTGTCCTGGCTGTACGCATGGAATCATCCACAGGATGGTAGGAGAAGTGCTGGAAGAAATGGGCATCCTCGAGGATACGGTCGGAGTAGCATCGGTTGGATGTTCGGTGCTGTCTTACGAATATTTCAATTGTGATATGACACAGGCAGCGCATGGCCGGGCTCCCGCAGTAGCGACCGGGATCAAGCGCGTCCTCCCAGACCGATTTGTTTTTACCTACCAGGGGGATGGCGACCTGGCTTCGATTGGGATTGCCGAAGCGGTCCATGCAGCAGCACGGGGGGAAAACATTACGGTCATCTTCGTCAACAACGCGATTTATGGGATGACAGGCGGACAAATGGCGCCGACCACACTGGTTGGCCAGAAAACGGCGACAACTCCTTTTGGCCGGAATGCGAGCATTCAGGGACTGCCGATCCGGGTTAGTGAAATGCTGTCAACATTGGATGGCACAGCTTATATCGAAAGGGTTTCCTCGCACGATGTCCCGAATATCCTAAAAGCAAAGAAAGCGATCCGCAAAGCATTCGAAACACAGAAGCAGGGGCTTGGCTTCTCGATGGTCGAGGTACTTTCAAGCTGTCCAACGAACTGGGGGCTGGATCCGAATGAATCACTAGATTGGATCAAGGACAATATGGTGCCTGCTTATCCTCTCGGTGTATATAAGGATGTCCAGAAGGGGGATGTTCGCTGA
- a CDS encoding 4Fe-4S binding protein: protein MEKRVVFNEETCKSCKLCVNACPTNVIYLADYLNEKGYRPAVVTDQENCISCGKCAQMCPDSVITVYRPEKVRKSV, encoded by the coding sequence GTGGAGAAGAGAGTTGTTTTTAACGAAGAGACTTGCAAATCGTGTAAGTTGTGCGTGAATGCTTGTCCGACAAATGTGATCTATCTGGCTGATTACTTGAATGAAAAGGGATACCGGCCAGCCGTCGTCACTGATCAGGAAAACTGTATCAGCTGCGGGAAATGCGCGCAAATGTGTCCGGATTCCGTGATCACTGTATATAGGCCTGAGAAGGTTCGCAAATCTGTGTAA
- a CDS encoding DegV family protein, whose product MTTLNNIAWVTDSTASLSEEFIKENHIYVVPLSIIFGEESYLEGVDITAEDFYPKLAASKVLPKTSQPAIGEFVELYQKLKEQYKHAIAIHASSALTGTYQSSVAASSMVEFKVDVIDSKIGSFPLGRMVEKGIELQNEGKSYDEIVSYLRTLPDKANLYMAPGSLEQLHKGGRLSTTQVIIGSLIKLKLIVRFDDGKVVLFDKIRTEKKVKERLFQIFDEASGNVKEASVIHGNVPQLANEWQAELQQRFPNISFTTTTFSPVAGTHTGQGTIGLAWVNE is encoded by the coding sequence ATGACGACATTAAATAACATTGCATGGGTAACCGACAGTACAGCTTCACTATCTGAAGAGTTCATAAAAGAAAACCATATATATGTTGTACCTTTAAGCATTATTTTTGGCGAAGAATCCTATTTGGAGGGCGTTGATATTACAGCAGAGGATTTTTATCCAAAGCTTGCCGCATCAAAGGTCCTGCCGAAAACATCGCAGCCCGCGATCGGAGAGTTTGTGGAACTTTATCAGAAACTCAAGGAGCAATACAAACATGCGATTGCGATTCACGCATCAAGTGCCCTTACAGGAACTTACCAATCTTCAGTAGCCGCTTCCAGCATGGTGGAATTCAAGGTTGATGTCATCGATTCTAAAATTGGGTCCTTTCCATTAGGACGCATGGTTGAAAAGGGGATTGAGCTTCAAAATGAAGGCAAGTCATACGATGAAATCGTTTCCTATTTAAGGACGCTGCCTGACAAGGCCAATCTGTATATGGCACCGGGAAGCCTGGAGCAGCTGCACAAAGGCGGCCGCCTGTCGACTACACAGGTGATCATCGGGAGCTTGATTAAACTGAAGCTGATCGTCAGGTTTGATGATGGAAAGGTTGTTCTTTTTGATAAAATCAGGACAGAAAAAAAGGTGAAGGAGCGCTTGTTCCAAATTTTTGATGAGGCATCTGGCAATGTAAAGGAAGCCAGTGTCATTCATGGAAATGTGCCACAATTGGCAAACGAATGGCAGGCAGAACTGCAGCAGCGTTTCCCAAATATATCTTTTACCACTACTACCTTCAGTCCTGTTGCCGGAACACATACCGGGCAGGGCACGATCGGATTGGCATGGGTGAATGAATAG
- a CDS encoding 2-oxoacid:acceptor oxidoreductase family protein → MEEILIAGFGGQGVMSMGQLIAYAGMTEGKFVSWLPSYGPEQRGGTANCAVVVSEQQVGSPLVSSPTTAIVLNNPSYEKFEPVVRAGGLLIVNSSLISKRTERTDIRVLNINATEKANELGNPKVANMILLGAFLEETGILPDESILEALKKVLAPEKHSLLDINRRALELGRSLTKISAS, encoded by the coding sequence ATGGAAGAAATTCTGATTGCCGGCTTTGGCGGCCAGGGGGTCATGTCGATGGGCCAATTGATTGCCTATGCCGGAATGACAGAGGGCAAGTTTGTATCATGGCTTCCTTCTTACGGACCTGAGCAGCGTGGGGGTACCGCAAACTGTGCAGTAGTTGTCAGCGAGCAGCAGGTTGGTTCGCCGCTGGTTTCTAGCCCGACAACAGCCATTGTCCTGAACAATCCTTCTTATGAAAAATTCGAGCCAGTTGTAAGGGCTGGAGGATTACTCATAGTAAACTCCTCATTAATTTCAAAAAGAACGGAAAGAACCGATATCAGGGTGTTGAATATCAACGCAACAGAGAAGGCCAATGAACTTGGCAACCCGAAAGTCGCCAATATGATTCTTCTTGGCGCATTTTTAGAAGAAACGGGAATCCTTCCAGATGAATCGATCTTGGAAGCGTTGAAAAAAGTGCTTGCGCCGGAAAAACATTCCCTATTGGATATTAATCGGCGAGCGCTCGAACTCGGGCGTTCATTGACGAAGATAAGTGCCTCTTGA
- a CDS encoding HAD family hydrolase, whose product MKKKAIFLDRDGVLNEVLSHRVKFVNSPEDLYLLEGAAEAVAELSKAGYEIFVVTNQGGVGLGFLKEKRLHEIHDTMIEMIKEHGGHIKEVAYCPHKPKAGCECRKPNAGMLLDLASRHEINLEGSVMVGDHERDIEAGKKAGCKTVFIGSEDTSADKKAPSLQAAVPFILELLDEE is encoded by the coding sequence ATGAAAAAAAAAGCGATATTCTTGGACAGGGACGGTGTCCTAAATGAAGTACTATCTCACCGGGTAAAATTCGTCAACTCCCCGGAAGACCTGTACCTCCTTGAAGGTGCAGCCGAAGCCGTTGCGGAACTGAGCAAAGCTGGTTATGAAATTTTTGTTGTCACAAACCAGGGTGGCGTCGGTCTGGGATTTTTAAAAGAAAAACGTCTACACGAAATTCATGACACCATGATTGAGATGATTAAGGAACATGGTGGCCACATCAAGGAGGTTGCCTACTGCCCTCACAAGCCAAAAGCCGGTTGCGAGTGCCGAAAACCGAACGCCGGCATGCTTCTCGACCTCGCCAGCAGGCATGAGATCAACCTGGAAGGAAGCGTCATGGTTGGCGACCACGAACGCGATATTGAAGCCGGCAAAAAAGCAGGCTGCAAAACCGTCTTTATTGGCTCGGAAGATACAAGTGCAGACAAAAAAGCCCCTTCACTCCAGGCAGCCGTTCCATTCATTCTCGAACTTTTAGATGAAGAATAA
- a CDS encoding 3-methyl-2-oxobutanoate dehydrogenase subunit VorB, which yields MGKVLMKGNEVIAEAAVHAGCKYFFGYPITPQSELVAYMARRLPEVGGLFLQAESEVAAINMVYGAAGTGVRVMTSSSSPGFSLKQEGISYLVGAELPALIVNVMRGGPGLGNIQPAQSDYFQVTKGGGHGDYHTPVLAPSTLQEIIDLTEAAFDIADRYRTPVILLGDGMLGQMMEPVEFKELKEREPEQKEWATTGTRGDGKPRVITSLELNADALEKRNEHLQKKFALIQQNEVRYETYETEDAEYIVTAYGTAARIAMNAINKARKDGLKIGMIRPITLWPFPELPFVETRDRVKGFLSVEMSAGQMVEDVRLAVEGKAPVSFFGRTGGVVPTQEEIYDQIIKLAGGVVV from the coding sequence ATGGGGAAAGTACTGATGAAGGGTAATGAGGTGATCGCCGAAGCTGCTGTCCATGCGGGCTGTAAGTATTTTTTCGGTTATCCGATTACCCCGCAGAGTGAGCTTGTAGCCTATATGGCCAGAAGGCTGCCCGAGGTTGGCGGGTTATTTTTACAGGCGGAAAGTGAAGTGGCTGCGATAAATATGGTGTATGGTGCGGCAGGAACCGGAGTTCGCGTGATGACGTCTTCTTCAAGCCCGGGCTTTAGCCTTAAGCAGGAAGGAATCTCCTATCTTGTTGGGGCTGAGCTTCCGGCGCTGATCGTGAATGTTATGCGGGGCGGCCCTGGGCTTGGGAACATCCAGCCGGCTCAATCGGATTATTTCCAGGTAACAAAGGGCGGAGGACATGGCGACTATCATACACCAGTCCTGGCGCCATCTACTCTCCAGGAAATCATAGACCTGACGGAAGCAGCATTTGATATTGCCGACCGCTATCGGACGCCTGTTATCCTGCTTGGGGATGGCATGCTTGGACAGATGATGGAGCCTGTCGAGTTCAAGGAGCTGAAAGAAAGGGAACCGGAGCAGAAGGAATGGGCAACGACAGGAACCCGCGGGGACGGCAAGCCGAGGGTCATCACTTCACTAGAATTAAATGCTGATGCCCTGGAAAAACGCAATGAACATCTTCAGAAAAAATTTGCGCTGATTCAGCAAAATGAAGTCAGATATGAGACGTATGAAACAGAGGATGCAGAATATATCGTAACGGCTTATGGAACCGCCGCAAGGATTGCCATGAATGCAATCAACAAAGCGCGTAAAGACGGACTGAAAATCGGCATGATCCGCCCAATTACACTTTGGCCATTCCCTGAATTGCCGTTTGTTGAGACCCGCGACCGGGTGAAGGGCTTTCTTTCGGTTGAGATGAGTGCCGGACAGATGGTCGAGGATGTCAGGCTGGCTGTCGAGGGCAAAGCTCCTGTTTCATTTTTCGGCCGGACTGGCGGGGTAGTGCCGACGCAGGAAGAAATCTATGATCAGATCATCAAGCTGGCCGGGGGTGTTGTGGTATGA
- a CDS encoding aldo/keto reductase, whose protein sequence is MPKNLQDTTKLHNGVKMPWFGLGVFKVKEGSEVVESVKAALKNGYKSIDTAAVYKNEEGVGQALKEAGVAREELFITTKVWNSEQGYESTLQAFETSLEKLGLDYLDLYLIHWPVAGKYKETWKALEKLYKDGRVRAIGVSNFHVHHLKDLMADAEIKPMVNQVEYHPHLAQTELLEFCKAEGIQMEAWSPLKQGELLSEPTIVEIAEKHGKSPAQIILRWDLQNGVVTIPKSIKEHRIIENADIFDFELYTEDMDRLNSLNKDERVGPDPDNFDF, encoded by the coding sequence ATGCCAAAAAATCTCCAGGATACAACTAAATTACATAACGGTGTCAAGATGCCTTGGTTTGGTCTTGGCGTGTTCAAGGTGAAGGAAGGCTCAGAAGTTGTTGAGTCTGTAAAAGCTGCCCTTAAGAATGGCTATAAAAGCATCGATACTGCTGCGGTTTACAAGAATGAGGAAGGCGTAGGACAGGCACTTAAAGAAGCGGGAGTTGCTCGTGAAGAGTTGTTTATCACGACAAAGGTGTGGAATTCGGAGCAAGGTTATGAATCCACTCTTCAAGCTTTCGAGACAAGCTTGGAGAAGCTGGGCCTTGATTATCTTGATCTTTACCTGATTCACTGGCCGGTTGCGGGAAAATACAAGGAAACTTGGAAAGCTCTTGAAAAGCTTTATAAAGACGGCCGTGTCCGCGCGATTGGTGTCAGTAACTTCCACGTCCATCATCTAAAAGATTTGATGGCGGATGCAGAAATTAAGCCAATGGTTAACCAGGTTGAATATCATCCACATCTTGCCCAGACGGAGCTTCTGGAATTCTGTAAAGCCGAAGGTATTCAGATGGAAGCTTGGTCTCCATTGAAACAGGGTGAACTATTATCGGAACCGACGATTGTCGAAATTGCTGAAAAGCATGGAAAATCACCGGCACAAATCATCCTTCGCTGGGATTTGCAAAATGGCGTGGTGACCATTCCAAAATCCATCAAGGAGCATCGCATTATCGAAAATGCAGATATCTTTGACTTTGAACTATACACCGAAGATATGGACCGTCTGAACAGCTTGAACAAAGACGAGCGTGTAGGACCGGATCCTGATAATTTCGATTTTTAA
- a CDS encoding sensor histidine kinase — MNLLTVLVLNLIFILITTFVFQYIIINKFKALYQRLDKLLIVLLAGSQIVFCMTFTLINNPDFIFDLRLIPVVVGGLYGGPIVSILLFVIVALARFPFGGDGVWVNFFNMLTITVFTSYISLKFRSFPLAKKLYTVVAVAISYTLLIFLMKAAVFKDPNDIQFMVIYGVTLTVGIFIIVYYIEIMKQNLVLHNAVIKSDKIEVVSQLAASVSHEVRNPLTVTRGFLQMLKDPSIEEEKRLYYLNTAIDELDRAETIIKDYLSFAKPQSGIASSICVKEEIEKAMELIIPYANHFSVSIKRDLMEGMFVSGEASKFHQCILNIIKNGIEAMPNGGDLEIGCRTEGKQATISIKDTGCGMTPQQLSRLGEPYFSTKAEKGTGLGMMVVYKIIDEMNGRIQVKSKLEQGTIFKIDLPLYDTEKREI, encoded by the coding sequence ATGAACCTTTTAACAGTTCTAGTATTGAATCTAATCTTCATCCTGATCACTACTTTTGTTTTCCAATACATTATCATCAATAAGTTTAAAGCATTATATCAAAGGCTCGACAAACTGTTGATAGTCTTGTTGGCAGGAAGCCAGATCGTTTTTTGCATGACTTTTACGCTGATAAACAACCCTGATTTCATTTTTGACTTACGGTTGATTCCTGTAGTTGTCGGAGGCCTGTATGGCGGTCCAATTGTAAGCATCCTGCTTTTCGTAATCGTTGCCCTGGCCAGGTTTCCCTTTGGCGGCGATGGTGTATGGGTCAATTTTTTCAATATGCTGACCATTACCGTTTTTACATCATACATATCTTTAAAATTCCGGAGTTTCCCTCTTGCTAAAAAGCTTTACACGGTAGTGGCTGTTGCTATTTCCTATACCCTCCTCATTTTCCTGATGAAAGCAGCTGTGTTTAAAGACCCTAATGACATTCAGTTTATGGTCATATACGGCGTAACTCTGACAGTGGGGATATTTATTATTGTTTACTATATTGAAATTATGAAGCAAAATCTTGTTTTACATAATGCTGTAATCAAATCGGATAAAATTGAAGTCGTTTCTCAGCTGGCTGCTAGTGTCAGTCATGAGGTCCGCAATCCGCTGACCGTAACCAGAGGATTTTTACAGATGCTGAAGGATCCCTCCATAGAGGAAGAGAAACGGCTTTATTATCTGAATACTGCCATCGATGAACTTGATCGGGCAGAGACAATCATAAAGGATTACCTAAGTTTTGCCAAACCGCAATCCGGGATAGCTTCATCAATTTGTGTGAAGGAAGAGATTGAAAAAGCAATGGAACTCATCATTCCTTACGCTAATCATTTCTCGGTCAGCATAAAAAGGGACCTTATGGAGGGAATGTTTGTTTCCGGTGAAGCTTCAAAATTCCATCAGTGTATATTGAATATCATAAAAAATGGCATAGAAGCTATGCCCAATGGCGGGGATCTTGAGATCGGCTGCAGGACGGAGGGCAAGCAAGCCACCATCTCCATAAAAGATACAGGATGCGGCATGACCCCGCAGCAGCTATCCAGGCTTGGAGAACCCTATTTTTCCACCAAGGCTGAAAAAGGCACTGGACTCGGCATGATGGTGGTTTATAAAATCATTGATGAAATGAACGGCAGGATCCAGGTAAAAAGCAAATTGGAACAAGGAACTATATTTAAGATTGATTTGCCACTATATGATACGGAAAAACGGGAGATATAA
- the ytvI gene encoding sporulation integral membrane protein YtvI, which yields MWKKWLMIGVAAAVIFLLIPYSLPLIFAFLTAVMLEGAVQWIIKRFSFQRLQAVIAVFLGFVLLLGVIGYNLVSIIAHQAVSLSEKTPTFVRDIYRTAILPLMHKWEFYSQNFPVEVITQIEQTIEKNINALDSFLQQAVAGIINLLAAIPGFMIEFLVYLIALFLFSLELPKLKLKLESHLKEQTRQKVFLVGSQLNKAGIGFLKAQIILSFVTFVMAMAGMSILGVKYTGLLSLLIVAVDILPILGTGSVLVPWAVIAILQDNNFLGIGLIILFLVITVVRRVIEPKIYSSSLGISPLASLISMYIGLKLLGIAGIFAGPIIVIIYETLRKANVIRLNFKI from the coding sequence ATGTGGAAAAAATGGTTAATGATTGGAGTGGCTGCAGCAGTCATCTTCCTTCTTATTCCTTACAGCTTGCCGCTCATTTTTGCCTTCCTGACCGCAGTCATGTTAGAAGGAGCGGTTCAGTGGATCATAAAAAGATTTTCTTTTCAGCGACTCCAAGCTGTGATCGCTGTGTTCCTCGGATTTGTTCTCCTGTTGGGAGTGATTGGATATAATCTTGTCTCAATTATCGCACACCAGGCAGTATCATTATCGGAAAAGACGCCAACCTTTGTAAGGGATATTTACCGGACAGCGATTTTGCCATTAATGCATAAATGGGAATTCTACTCGCAAAATTTCCCGGTGGAAGTAATTACGCAAATTGAGCAAACAATCGAAAAAAATATTAATGCACTCGATTCCTTTCTTCAGCAAGCCGTTGCAGGCATTATCAATTTGCTTGCGGCAATCCCTGGATTCATGATTGAATTCCTTGTATATTTAATTGCGTTATTCTTGTTCAGTCTTGAACTTCCTAAGCTGAAATTGAAACTTGAGTCCCACTTGAAGGAACAGACCCGGCAAAAGGTTTTTCTAGTCGGCAGCCAGTTAAACAAGGCGGGAATCGGATTTTTAAAAGCGCAGATCATCCTGAGTTTTGTCACCTTTGTAATGGCTATGGCTGGCATGAGTATACTTGGGGTGAAGTATACCGGCCTCCTGTCACTGTTAATTGTGGCAGTTGATATCCTGCCGATCCTCGGGACAGGTTCGGTGCTGGTTCCCTGGGCTGTCATCGCGATTCTTCAGGATAATAATTTTCTCGGGATCGGGTTGATCATCCTGTTCTTAGTCATCACGGTTGTCCGGAGGGTGATAGAGCCCAAGATTTATTCTTCCAGCCTTGGGATTTCTCCGCTTGCTTCTTTGATCAGCATGTATATCGGCCTGAAACTGCTGGGGATAGCGGGTATTTTCGCCGGCCCGATCATTGTGATTATCTATGAAACCTTAAGAAAAGCAAATGTGATCAGACTGAATTTCAAGATTTAA
- a CDS encoding thioredoxin family protein, which translates to MIIKVLGTGCKKSKVLEENINLAIDEAGVAAIVEKIEDGKEIEKYAVDCTPAVVIDENVVSAGKQLTAEEIKKLF; encoded by the coding sequence ATGATCATCAAAGTGTTGGGAACTGGTTGCAAAAAATCCAAGGTGCTTGAGGAGAATATTAATTTAGCGATCGATGAAGCTGGGGTGGCGGCTATTGTTGAAAAGATTGAAGATGGGAAAGAAATCGAAAAGTATGCAGTAGATTGTACCCCCGCTGTGGTCATTGATGAAAATGTAGTCTCGGCGGGCAAACAGTTGACAGCGGAGGAAATTAAGAAATTATTCTAA
- a CDS encoding NCS2 family permease has protein sequence MKNFFQFAERNTSYKQESLAGITTFLSMAYILVVNPMILSQAGMDKGAVFTATALSAIIGSLLIGLLANFPIGIAPSMGLNSFFTFSVSIGMGVEWEVALTGVFVAGVLFVILSLLKIREKIINVIPQDLKHAIAAGIGFFVAFIGLKNAGIIVGSEATFVSIGNLTSGPVLLALFGFIISVIMMVRGVSGGIFYGMVIATIIGISTGLIEKPDAVVGTVPDISPTFGVVFNHLGDIFSPDVLAVIFTFLFVAFFDTAGALIAVASQAGLMKDNKIPNAGRALLADAGSAVAGAVLGTSTTASFVESSAGIAVGGRTGFTSVIIAACFGAALFFSPVLSVITPEVTAPALIIVGALMATEISKINWNNLAVIIPAFVTIIMMPLTFSVATGIALGFILYPLMMLGMGKSRDVHPIMYVLGFLFVGYFIYV, from the coding sequence ATGAAAAACTTTTTCCAGTTTGCAGAACGAAACACCAGTTATAAACAAGAGTCACTTGCCGGGATTACGACATTCTTATCGATGGCGTATATTCTTGTCGTCAATCCGATGATCCTAAGCCAGGCCGGCATGGACAAGGGTGCCGTTTTTACAGCGACAGCGCTTTCTGCCATCATTGGCTCTTTGCTCATAGGACTGCTTGCCAATTTTCCGATCGGAATCGCTCCAAGCATGGGCTTGAATTCTTTTTTCACTTTTAGCGTCAGCATAGGGATGGGTGTTGAATGGGAGGTCGCCCTTACCGGCGTCTTTGTTGCGGGTGTCCTGTTCGTTATCCTCAGCCTTCTTAAAATCCGTGAAAAGATCATCAATGTCATTCCACAGGACCTGAAGCATGCCATCGCAGCGGGAATCGGCTTTTTCGTTGCCTTCATCGGCCTGAAAAATGCTGGAATCATAGTTGGCAGCGAAGCGACATTTGTGTCGATTGGCAACCTTACATCGGGGCCGGTATTGCTTGCTTTGTTCGGTTTCATCATCAGTGTGATCATGATGGTCCGCGGGGTCAGCGGAGGTATTTTTTACGGAATGGTCATTGCCACGATCATCGGGATCTCTACTGGCTTGATTGAAAAACCTGACGCCGTTGTCGGCACTGTTCCAGACATTTCTCCTACTTTCGGCGTTGTCTTCAACCACTTAGGGGATATTTTCTCACCGGATGTGCTTGCCGTCATTTTCACCTTCCTGTTCGTTGCATTCTTCGATACGGCGGGTGCATTGATTGCAGTAGCAAGCCAGGCGGGATTGATGAAGGATAATAAAATCCCGAATGCAGGCCGTGCCCTGCTTGCAGATGCTGGCTCGGCGGTTGCTGGTGCTGTACTCGGCACTTCAACAACCGCATCATTCGTGGAATCTTCAGCAGGAATCGCGGTCGGGGGCCGCACCGGATTCACTTCCGTCATCATTGCTGCATGTTTTGGCGCAGCCTTGTTTTTCTCACCTGTACTATCCGTGATCACTCCGGAAGTCACCGCACCAGCATTGATTATCGTAGGTGCGCTGATGGCAACTGAAATCAGCAAGATTAACTGGAATAACCTGGCTGTCATCATTCCGGCTTTCGTGACCATCATTATGATGCCGCTCACTTTCAGTGTCGCAACAGGGATTGCGCTCGGCTTCATTCTTTATCCATTAATGATGCTTGGCATGGGCAAATCCAGAGATGTCCACCCGATTATGTATGTTCTTGGATTCCTGTTTGTCGGTTATTTTATTTATGTATAG